The sequence AAAACGTGTGTATCACCGAGTTGTGCTGCCACGGCATCGGCGCCGGGACCGAACGGCCGGGCTCTTCTCAGAGAGCCCCTCTTCCGGCGACGAGCCGCACGATGTCATGATACGTAACCAGCACCATCAAGATCATCAGTGCCGCGAAACCGGCAAAGTGTACGACCGCTTCCTTTTCCGGATCGACCGGCTTGCCGCGCAAGAACTCAGCGATGATGAATGCACCTCGACCACCGTCGAGCGCCGGAATCGGAAGAAAATTAAAGATTCCGAGCGAGATCGAGAGTTGCGCCGCAAGCATGAAGTACGGACCCCATCCGAGGTTCTGAACCTGACCACTGATTGCAGCGATTCCGACCGGCCCCGCTAGGCCGCCGATAGCATGCTGCGGCGACGTGACGAGCGCAGCAAGTACGCCGAGCTGCATCACGAGAAAGAACCAAAACGAGCCGCCGGCATCTGCAAGCGCTTCCGTGAGGCCGGCGCGCTGAGCCTGTTGCCGCGGAGCAAAACCGAGCAACCCCACGCGTTTGCCGCCGAGCATGCGTTCGACCGGCGTACCGGTCAGCGTTAGCGTTTGATCGCCCCGTCGCACGACGAGCGTTAAATGTTTGCCGGCCGAGCCGTGAATCGTTTCGACCAGCTGCGCGCCGCTCTTGATCTGAGTCCCATCGACGCTGACGATCGTGTCACCCGGATGCAATCCCATTTTTATGGCCGGCATGTCGGGTTGTAACGCATCGACCGTGGTCGTTGCGATCATGCTTCCGAATCCGAGTGCCGCGACGAACAATAAAACCAATGCGACCATGAAATTCGCTATCGGCCCCGCTGCAATGATCGCGAGACGGCGTACCGGCGACTTGGCCTGGAAGTTCTCCTCGTCGTCGCTTTCGGCTTCGGATAAGTAGCGGCGTTGCTGAACCGCCTCGTTCGTTTTCCCGTCCTCACCCTGCATCGCGCAGTAGCCGCCGATCGGAAAAAGATTCAAACGATAGTTCGTTCCGCTGCGCGGCGACGTCCACTTGAGAAGCGTTGGTCCCATCCCGAGAGCAAAATCGTTGACCCGCACTTTATTCCACCGGGCAACGATGAAGTGCCCGAGCTCGTGCAGTACGACCAGCACCGAGAGCATCACCAAGAAGACGACAACCTTGCCGACGGCCGCGAAGCTGGGTAATGCAAGGGACAAGGCGAGATGCTGCTCCACTAGCGCGCGACAACTCCTAACTCGCGGACGAGTCCTTCGGCCAGGTGACGTGCGCGCGCGTCGGCGCCACGCACGGAATCAAGCGAAAGCTCTTCGGGTGCGACGTCTTCGAGGACCGATTCGACGACCTCCGGGATGCGCGTGAAACCGATCCGGCCCTCGACGAAAGCTTGGACTGCAATCTCGTTCGCCGCGGAGAGCGCCGCGGGCGCAGTTCCGCCGCGTTCGAGTGCTCGATACGCAAGCCGCAGACACGGGAAGCGGTCCTGATCCGGCCGTTCGAAACGCAGCGCGATTGCATCCTCTTCTTCGCGAGCGCCAAGCGCAGTAAGCGCATCGACATTACGCGCGTCCGGCCACAGCGACGTATCTTCCAACCGATCCGGATACGCGAGCGCATAGCCGATTGGGACGCGCATGTCGGGCGGACAGAGCTGCGCTTTGACCGCCCCGTCAGTAAAGATTGCGAGCCCGTGCGCAACGCTCGTGCGGTGCACGAGGACGTCGATGCGATCCCACGGCATCTCGAACAAACGGCTCGCCTCGATGACTTCTAAACCTTTGTTCATCAGCGTCGCCGAATCAATCGTGTTCTTGGTTCCCATGCGCCAGGTCGGATGTGCGAGCGCGTCCTCGACGGTCACGTTTTCCATGTCTTGCGCTGTTTTGTCCCAAAACGGTCCGCCCGACGCCGTGAGGACAAGGCGCGCGATTCGCTCCTTCGGCTCGCCGACCAAACACTGAAAGAGTGCGCTGTGTTCCGAATCGACCGGCAAGATGTGTGAGCCGCTTTGCGCAGCTTCACGCAACAGCAGCTCGCCCGCTGCTACGATCAGCTCTTTGTTTGCAACCGCAACGTCGATGCCCCGCGCGACCGCTGCGAAGACTGCGTCGAACGCGACGGCGCCATCGGTTGCTGCCAATACGACGTCGGCCCCACTCTCCGTTGCAACGCGCATCAATCCGCGCGTCCCGCCGTCATCTTTTAGCGACATGACGCCGACTTCGAACTTCTCGGCTTGCTCACGCAACAGCTCGGCATTTCGTCCCGCCGCCAAGCCGACGACTTGGAAACGATCGCGATGCCGGCTGATGACGTCGAGGGCCTGACGCCCGATCGATCCGGTCGACCCAAGAATAGCGACGCGTTTCACGGCGGTGGCAGACCTCCGTGAGCGACGAAGCCGAGAATCCATAGCGAGAAATAAAACGCCGGACCGGCGAAGAGATAACTGTCGAAGCGGTCGAGCACGCCGCCGTGCGAGCCGATCGCACTCCCGGCGTTCTTGACGCGCGCATCGCGCTTGAGAGCCGACTCGACCAGATCGCCGGCTTGCGCCGCGATCGAAGTGATTGCTCCGACGAGCGCGCCTTGCCACCATGCGAATCCGATTTGCGGCAACATCCCGAAGGCGACGCCGACTCCGATGCCGACGAGCAGTCCTCCAATCGAGCCTTCAACCGTTTTTCGGGGTGAAATTCTCGTGAGCGGGCGTTTCCCGATCGCAACGCCGACCAGCATCGCGAACACGTCGGTGAGCGCAATAATGAAGATTGCGTACAGCGTCAGCCACATGCCGACTTCGGGAATGCCGCGAATCACGATAAAGTACGAGACCAGTTTCCCGATGTACAGGACGGCCAAGAGCGTGAAGGCGCTGCGCGCGAGATAGTGACCCTTGTGCGCGAACGTCGAGAACACGAACGTCGCGATGATCGTCGCCGCGAGCAGCAGACTCTCGAAACGATGAACGACGCCGAACGTCGTCAGCCCGATATATGCGAGCACCGCCGGTGCCGCGATCGCGCCCTCGACCGGGGTTCCTTTGCGCAGCGCGAGCTTGTCGAACTCCCACAAGCAGCCGATGGCGATGACCGCGACGAGCACGGCGAAAAGCGGATAGACCAGAGCGCAGCCGAGGCCAAGGATCGCGAGCCCAATGCCGATCGCGACGCGGCGCATTCCGATCGAACCGCCGGCGCCCCGCGATTTGGAACGAGCTAGCGCGCTCGCCGGCGCCGCGACGCTCCTGCGAATCGGATTAGATCCTCTCGTATCCTTCGTAGCTGCACAACAACTCGGTGACGTCGGCGCGTTCCTTCACGCGCAGGACGCGCAACTTGCCCAAGCCGATCGCAGGATACGGTGGAAGCAACATGCGCAGCGAGACATTACGGCCGGCGAGCTGCGCGCGCGCTTCGACTTCCGGAACGAGGACGAGTTCGGAGCTCATACCTCCATGATCTCTTTTTCTTTTGCCGCTACCAGCGCATCGACGTCCTTGACGTATTTGTCGGTCATCTTCTGCAGCTGATCGCTTGCGCGTTTGTTCTCGTCTTCGGTGATTTTGTGATCTTTGAGCAGCGCCTTGACGGCGTCGACGCTCTTGTGCCGGATGCCGCGAATTGCGACTTTGCCTTCTTCGCCGCGCTTGTGCACGATCTTGACCAAATCTTTGCGGCGTTCTTCCGTGAGCGGTGGAAAGCTGAGCCGAACGTTTTGACCGTCGACGTTGGGATTGAGTCCCAGGTCGCTGGTCTCGATCGCCTTACGGATTCCCGCGACCGTCGATTTGTCGTATGCGCTGACGACCAGCGAACGTCCGTCCGGTGAGCTGACGCTTGCTACTTGTTTGAGCGGAACGGTCGCGCCGTAGGCTTCAACCTCGAGACGATCCAGCAATGCCGGCGAGGCGCGCCCGGTTCGAATCGCCGCAAAATCGTGGCGCGTTGATTCAACCGCTTTGCCCATGCGTGACTCACTGTCTTTGAAGACGTCATTGAGCATGCGCATACTCCTGGTTCGGCGTGGGGCGTCCGACGTACGTTCCGATCGGCTCGCCGAAAACGACACGGCGAATATTGCCCGGGACGTTCATATCGAAAACAACGATCGGAAGTCCGTTGTCCATGCAAAGCGTGAGCGCCGTGCTGTCCATGACTTCAAGCCCGAGCTGCAGCACTTGAAGATAATCGACGTGCGTGAAGCGTGTCGCGGTCGGATCCTTTTTCGGATCGGCGGTGTAGACGCCGTCGACTTTGGTTGCCTTGAGGATCGCTTGCGCGCCGACTTCGACGGCCCGCAATGCTGCGGTCGTATCGGTCGTGAAATACGGATTGCCCGTCCCCGCAGCGAAAATGACGACGCGTCCCTTCTCCAAGTGACGGATAGCCCGCCTGCGGATGTAAGGCTCCGCGATTTCGTGCATTGCAATTGCCGTCTGCACGCGCGAAGCGACATCGATACGTTCGAGCGCATCCTGGAGCGCGAGCGCATTAATAACGGTCGCGAGCATACCCATGTAGTCGGCCGTAGCGCGTTCCATCCCCGCGGCTTCGTGAGTCTTCCCGCGCCAAATATTCCCTCCGCCGACGACGACGGCGATCGAGATGCCTTCCTTATGGACAGCCTGGATCTGACGCGCCATACCGGCCGTCGTCTCGACATCGACGCTATGGTCGGCGCCGGCAAAGGCTTCGCCGGAGAGCTTGAGCAGGACGCGTCGGAAAACTGGTTCCACGGCGCCTACTCCGCCGCTACTCTTCGCCGAGGGCGAACCGCGCGAAGCGCCTGACGCGAACCTTCTCGCCCAAAACGCCCGAAACGCCGGCAACGAGCTCGCCGATCGTCACCTCGTCGTTCTTCACGAACTGCTGCTCGAGCAGACAATGTTCCTCGAACCACTTGCCCAGTTTCCCCTCGACGATCTTTTCCGCGACCGCCGCAGGCTTCCCGGGTGGGACGGTTTTCTCGAATTCCGCCCGTTGCTGCGCTACGATCTCGCCTGGAACGCTCTCGCGATCTAAGTACGACGGCTTCATCGCCGCGATATGCATCGCGACGTCGCGGCTGAGCTCGATGAAGCGCTCGTTGCGAGCCACGAAATCGGTCTCGCAATTGACCTCGACGAGGACGCCGATTTTGCCGCCAGCGTGAATGTAGCTCGCGACGCGCCCCTCATTGGCGACGCGTTCGGCTTTTTTCTCGGCGCGCGCGAGGCCTTGCTCCGTGAGCGCGAGTTTTGCCGCTTCATAATTGCCCGACGCTTTCACAAGGGCGTTGCGGCAATCGATCATTCCGCCGCCGGTTTCTTCGCGGAGACGTTTGATGTCGTCGGTGCTGGGCTTATAATCTGTGGTTTGCATGTTAGGGAGCGACCTCTTCGGTTTCGTA comes from Candidatus Baltobacteraceae bacterium and encodes:
- a CDS encoding M50 family metallopeptidase is translated as MEQHLALSLALPSFAAVGKVVVFLVMLSVLVVLHELGHFIVARWNKVRVNDFALGMGPTLLKWTSPRSGTNYRLNLFPIGGYCAMQGEDGKTNEAVQQRRYLSEAESDDEENFQAKSPVRRLAIIAAGPIANFMVALVLLFVAALGFGSMIATTTVDALQPDMPAIKMGLHPGDTIVSVDGTQIKSGAQLVETIHGSAGKHLTLVVRRGDQTLTLTGTPVERMLGGKRVGLLGFAPRQQAQRAGLTEALADAGGSFWFFLVMQLGVLAALVTSPQHAIGGLAGPVGIAAISGQVQNLGWGPYFMLAAQLSISLGIFNFLPIPALDGGRGAFIIAEFLRGKPVDPEKEAVVHFAGFAALMILMVLVTYHDIVRLVAGRGAL
- a CDS encoding 1-deoxy-D-xylulose-5-phosphate reductoisomerase — translated: MKRVAILGSTGSIGRQALDVISRHRDRFQVVGLAAGRNAELLREQAEKFEVGVMSLKDDGGTRGLMRVATESGADVVLAATDGAVAFDAVFAAVARGIDVAVANKELIVAAGELLLREAAQSGSHILPVDSEHSALFQCLVGEPKERIARLVLTASGGPFWDKTAQDMENVTVEDALAHPTWRMGTKNTIDSATLMNKGLEVIEASRLFEMPWDRIDVLVHRTSVAHGLAIFTDGAVKAQLCPPDMRVPIGYALAYPDRLEDTSLWPDARNVDALTALGAREEEDAIALRFERPDQDRFPCLRLAYRALERGGTAPAALSAANEIAVQAFVEGRIGFTRIPEVVESVLEDVAPEELSLDSVRGADARARHLAEGLVRELGVVAR
- a CDS encoding phosphatidate cytidylyltransferase, yielding MRRVAIGIGLAILGLGCALVYPLFAVLVAVIAIGCLWEFDKLALRKGTPVEGAIAAPAVLAYIGLTTFGVVHRFESLLLAATIIATFVFSTFAHKGHYLARSAFTLLAVLYIGKLVSYFIVIRGIPEVGMWLTLYAIFIIALTDVFAMLVGVAIGKRPLTRISPRKTVEGSIGGLLVGIGVGVAFGMLPQIGFAWWQGALVGAITSIAAQAGDLVESALKRDARVKNAGSAIGSHGGVLDRFDSYLFAGPAFYFSLWILGFVAHGGLPPP
- the frr gene encoding ribosome recycling factor → MRMLNDVFKDSESRMGKAVESTRHDFAAIRTGRASPALLDRLEVEAYGATVPLKQVASVSSPDGRSLVVSAYDKSTVAGIRKAIETSDLGLNPNVDGQNVRLSFPPLTEERRKDLVKIVHKRGEEGKVAIRGIRHKSVDAVKALLKDHKITEDENKRASDQLQKMTDKYVKDVDALVAAKEKEIMEV
- the pyrH gene encoding UMP kinase, coding for MEPVFRRVLLKLSGEAFAGADHSVDVETTAGMARQIQAVHKEGISIAVVVGGGNIWRGKTHEAAGMERATADYMGMLATVINALALQDALERIDVASRVQTAIAMHEIAEPYIRRRAIRHLEKGRVVIFAAGTGNPYFTTDTTAALRAVEVGAQAILKATKVDGVYTADPKKDPTATRFTHVDYLQVLQLGLEVMDSTALTLCMDNGLPIVVFDMNVPGNIRRVVFGEPIGTYVGRPTPNQEYAHAQ
- a CDS encoding translation elongation factor Ts — encoded protein: MQTTDYKPSTDDIKRLREETGGGMIDCRNALVKASGNYEAAKLALTEQGLARAEKKAERVANEGRVASYIHAGGKIGVLVEVNCETDFVARNERFIELSRDVAMHIAAMKPSYLDRESVPGEIVAQQRAEFEKTVPPGKPAAVAEKIVEGKLGKWFEEHCLLEQQFVKNDEVTIGELVAGVSGVLGEKVRVRRFARFALGEE